From Sphingomonas bisphenolicum, one genomic window encodes:
- the uppS gene encoding polyprenyl diphosphate synthase produces MATQAKPDLTSVAPAHGARHVAIIMDGNGRWAKKRLLPRVAGHRAGVEAVRRVARAAQELGLECLTLYAFSSENWKRPASEVADLMGLLRHFIQSDIDEMHANGVRLRVIGNYRALEPSLVDLIEGAMVRTAGNGGPIIAIALNYGAQDEMVQAVQALAARAARGDIAPHDIGAADIDRALYTADLPPLDLLVRTSGEQRLSNFMLWQAAYAELYFTDMLWPDFDGRALAAALDAFRLRDRRFGGL; encoded by the coding sequence ATGGCCACACAAGCCAAGCCCGATCTGACCAGCGTCGCGCCTGCCCATGGCGCGCGTCATGTCGCGATTATCATGGACGGCAATGGCCGCTGGGCCAAGAAACGGCTGCTGCCGCGTGTCGCGGGGCATCGGGCGGGCGTGGAGGCGGTGCGCCGGGTGGCGCGGGCGGCGCAGGAACTGGGGCTGGAATGCCTGACGCTCTACGCCTTTTCGTCCGAAAACTGGAAGCGGCCGGCGAGCGAAGTCGCGGACCTGATGGGGCTGCTGCGACATTTCATCCAGTCCGACATCGATGAAATGCACGCCAATGGCGTGCGATTGCGGGTGATCGGCAATTATCGCGCGCTGGAGCCGTCGCTGGTCGACCTGATCGAGGGGGCGATGGTGCGCACGGCGGGCAATGGCGGGCCGATCATCGCGATCGCGCTCAATTATGGCGCGCAGGACGAGATGGTGCAGGCGGTGCAGGCGCTGGCGGCGCGGGCAGCCCGTGGCGACATCGCACCGCACGACATCGGTGCGGCGGATATCGATCGCGCGCTCTACACCGCCGACCTGCCGCCGCTGGACCTGTTAGTGCGCACGTCGGGCGAACAGCGGTTGAGCAATTTCATGCTGTGGCAGGCGGCCTATGCCGAGCTGTATTTCACCGACATGCTGTGGCCCGATTTCGACGGCCGGGCATTGGCCGCGGCGCTGGACGCTTTCCGATTGAGGGACCGCCGGTTCGGCGGATTGTGA
- the frr gene encoding ribosome recycling factor — MAQYDKSDLERRMAGAIEALRGDLTGLRTGRANVQLLDPVMVTVYGANMPLNQVATVSAPEPRMLSVQVWDKMNVGPCDKAIRSAGLGLNPIVDGQTLRLPIPDLTEERRKELAKLASKYAEGARIAVRNVRRDGMDSLKADEKKGEISEDERKRKETEVQKLTDGVIADIDALATSKEKEILGQ; from the coding sequence ATGGCCCAATATGACAAGTCCGACCTTGAACGCCGCATGGCCGGCGCGATCGAAGCGCTGCGCGGCGACCTGACCGGCCTGCGCACCGGGCGCGCCAATGTCCAGTTGCTCGATCCGGTGATGGTCACCGTCTATGGCGCGAACATGCCGCTGAACCAGGTCGCGACCGTGTCCGCGCCGGAACCGCGCATGCTGTCGGTCCAGGTATGGGACAAGATGAATGTCGGCCCTTGCGACAAGGCGATTCGGTCGGCGGGCCTGGGCCTCAACCCCATCGTTGACGGGCAGACGCTGCGCCTGCCGATCCCCGACCTGACCGAGGAACGGCGCAAGGAACTGGCCAAGCTCGCCAGCAAATATGCCGAAGGCGCGCGCATCGCGGTGCGTAATGTCCGCCGCGACGGCATGGATAGCCTGAAGGCCGACGAGAAGAAGGGCGAAATCAGCGAGGACGAGCGCAAGCGCAAGGAGACCGAGGTCCAGAAACTGACAGACGGCGTCATCGCGGATATCGACGCGCTGGCGACATCGAAGGAAAAGGAAATCCTCGGCCAGTAA
- the pyrH gene encoding UMP kinase — MTRPAYKRILLKLSGEVLMGQGQFGIEPETVARVAGEIAAAKDAGFEICVVVGGGNIFRGLAGAAAGFDRASADYMGMLATVMNALAVQNGLEKLGYDTRVQSAIPMASVCEPYIRRKAERHMEKGRIVIFAAGTGSPYFTTDTTAALRAAEMNCDALFKGTSVDGVYNADPKKVADAVRYDSISFDQVLNDNLKVMDASAIALCRENNIPIVVFNIRETGNLATVLAGQGVATIVQNQES, encoded by the coding sequence ATGACCCGGCCTGCCTACAAGCGTATCCTGTTGAAATTGTCCGGCGAAGTGCTGATGGGGCAGGGGCAGTTCGGTATCGAGCCCGAAACCGTGGCCCGTGTCGCCGGCGAAATCGCTGCGGCCAAGGATGCCGGTTTCGAGATCTGCGTCGTCGTGGGCGGCGGCAACATCTTCCGCGGCCTGGCTGGGGCTGCGGCGGGGTTCGACCGGGCGAGCGCCGACTATATGGGGATGCTGGCCACCGTCATGAACGCGCTGGCGGTGCAGAACGGGCTGGAGAAGCTGGGGTACGACACCCGCGTCCAATCGGCGATCCCGATGGCGTCGGTGTGCGAGCCCTATATAAGGCGCAAGGCCGAGCGGCATATGGAGAAGGGCCGGATCGTCATCTTCGCCGCCGGCACCGGCAGCCCCTATTTCACCACCGACACCACCGCAGCGCTGCGCGCGGCCGAGATGAACTGCGATGCGCTGTTCAAGGGGACCAGTGTCGATGGCGTCTACAACGCCGATCCCAAGAAGGTCGCCGATGCGGTCCGTTACGACAGCATCAGTTTCGACCAGGTGCTGAACGATAATCTCAAGGTGATGGACGCCAGCGCCATCGCCCTGTGCCGCGAAAACAACATTCCCATCGTCGTGTTCAACATCCGCGAAACCGGTAATCTGGCCACCGTGCTGGCCGGGCAGGGTGTCGCGACGATCGTCCAGAATCAGGAGAGCTAA
- the tsf gene encoding translation elongation factor Ts has protein sequence MAEITAAAVKELRDRSGAGMMDCKKALTEAGGDIEAATDWLRAKGLAAAQKKSSRTAAEGLVGVAVAGTKGVAVEVNSETDFVAKNDQFQDFVRTVSAIALDNGAADAEALTAAAYPSGGTVAEKLVANIATIGENQNVRRVAQVEVSQGVVVPYVHNAAAPGLGKIGVLVALEGDAPADVLEPLGKQLAMHIAAAFPLALSAADIDPALLERERAIAAEKAAESGKPAEIVAKMVDGAVAKFAKEQALLSQLFVMDNKTPVADVVAKAAKDAGKSITLKSYVRFQLGEGIEKEVSDFAAEVAAAAGV, from the coding sequence ATGGCCGAGATTACCGCTGCCGCCGTCAAGGAACTGCGCGACCGTTCGGGTGCGGGCATGATGGATTGCAAGAAGGCGCTCACCGAAGCCGGTGGCGACATCGAAGCGGCAACCGACTGGCTGCGCGCCAAGGGCCTGGCCGCCGCGCAGAAGAAGTCGAGCCGCACCGCCGCTGAAGGCCTGGTCGGCGTCGCCGTCGCCGGCACCAAGGGCGTCGCCGTCGAAGTGAACAGCGAAACCGACTTCGTGGCCAAGAACGATCAGTTCCAGGACTTCGTCCGCACTGTTTCGGCGATCGCGCTGGACAATGGCGCGGCCGATGCCGAGGCGCTGACCGCAGCGGCCTATCCTTCGGGCGGCACCGTTGCTGAAAAGCTGGTCGCCAACATCGCCACCATCGGCGAGAACCAGAATGTCCGCCGCGTCGCACAGGTCGAAGTGTCGCAGGGCGTCGTCGTGCCTTACGTCCACAACGCCGCGGCGCCGGGCCTGGGCAAGATCGGCGTGCTGGTCGCGCTGGAAGGCGACGCGCCCGCCGACGTGCTGGAGCCGCTGGGCAAGCAGTTGGCCATGCACATCGCGGCCGCTTTCCCGCTGGCCCTGTCGGCCGCCGACATCGACCCGGCGCTGCTGGAGCGTGAACGCGCCATCGCCGCCGAAAAGGCCGCCGAATCGGGCAAGCCCGCCGAGATCGTCGCCAAGATGGTCGACGGTGCGGTCGCCAAGTTCGCCAAGGAGCAGGCCCTGCTGTCGCAGCTGTTCGTGATGGACAACAAGACCCCGGTCGCCGACGTCGTCGCCAAGGCGGCGAAGGATGCCGGCAAGTCGATCACGCTGAAGAGCTATGTCCGCTTCCAGCTGGGCGAAGGCATCGAGAAGGAAGTCAGCGACTTCGCGGCGGAAGTCGCGGCCGCCGCCGGCGTCTGA